The Diceros bicornis minor isolate mBicDic1 chromosome 14, mDicBic1.mat.cur, whole genome shotgun sequence genome segment CATGGAGCTGCCTGAAGCAGGACGAACATAGGTAAAGACAACAGGAGCAAAGAAAAGAATAACTACCATGAAGTGGGAGGCACAAGTGGACAGCGCTTTGTGAAGCATGCTGCAAGAATGGGTTTTGCAGAAGAGATGAGTGATGATGTAGAAATAGGAGAGAAGTGTTAGAAAGAATGAGCCCATAGCAATCATTCCTGTGACAGTATTGAGCAGCCACTGGTTAAGCTCAATGTTCCCACAGGCCAACGCCAGCAATGGCTTAACATCACAGAAGAAGTGATGGATATGGTTGGAACCACAGAAGTTCAAGTGAGAGGTCATTATGGAGTGCAGTAGGGCATGGAAAAAACCAATGGTCCAGATAGTGATAGCCATCTGGGTACAGAGCTGATGATTCATGATGACAGCATAATGAAGTGGTTTGCAGATAGCCACAAAGCGGTCAAAGGCCATCACAGCCAACAACATGGATTCTGTGCTGCCCAGGAAATGGAAGAAATGAAGTTGACTTATGCATCCCAAAAAAGAAATTGCTTTGTGTGTAGAGAGGAAGTTCTCTAGCATCTTTGGCAGTGTTACCGTGGAGTAGCAGATATCTAGACACGATAGATTGCCCAGGAAGAAATACATAGGTGAATGGAGTCTTGGATCAGAGGTGACAATCATCAGGATGGCTCCATTCCCAGCCACATTGGCAaaataaattgcaaggaaaacaacaaagagaaaaggcCACAGTTCTTGGAAATCTGTCACTCCCAGAAGGAGAAATTCAGTGACTAAGGTTTGATTCAGCATCacctaaaagacaaaataatatgTGGAACACTATTATTAGTGAGAATTAGTTCTTCTAGCCCAAGATTTTTTTCCAAGACAAAAATGTTTTAAGGCATAGTATTGCTATTTTATAAGATCCCAACCTCAGAGGTTGTACGGTATTTGGGCCATTAGACTGTTAAATATTGACTACCTGTCACTTACAGACTGTGAAtcaaccatttttttctttattagatttatcattaatatttttctttcttcacgtAATCCAGGGCATGTTGCAGCCTATCTTCTCTTGCTGTGAACTTCTGCATTCTGATAcagctttccttttattttcttaagttaGCCCTAATAGGGAGCACCTTTTTAAGTACTCCATCACACTGCTATCTCTAAACCTGCTAAGAAGCCACTTGAAAGATTTTAACTTAAGAAAAATAGACAGGGAAAAATTCATTACAACCCTAGTCCTTAAAATTAGTAGTGATAGCTTTTCCTCATCTTAGAACATACATGGAGCTAGTGGTGTTTTACTGATCTCTTCCTGACATACATCCCTGGAAACAGCATAGAGCCTTGCTGGAGAAGTAATAAGACTATGTTAATCAGATATTAGCCTGAAGTATATTTGAACTTTTATCACTGCTATATGTGATAATGAGCTTAATTTCTTCCTATAATCTGAGCCTTTTGCTTTCCCAAAATAGGATTCCCAAATTACTACTTTGATGACAAATGTTATTGTGCTTCTATTCTCTAGTTGCCCTGGAACTCTTTGTCATTTTCCAGATTACCAAATCCCTGGATAAGAAAAGTTCATCCTCAGGTGGGCTCACCAGTTCCTTATTTCATCTTATATTGACCTCTCCTTGAAGTATGTATGGCTTCAACGTCCTTAAAATCTAATCTTTTCTTATGATCTATTTACCtatgttctgtttttattttgcctGAAATAAATTCGTTCTTCAAATATTAAAGAATATTCTACCTCAAGTGGAATTCATCTTCTTTACTCCTAGTTCCATCGATGTGTCACTGGCAGTCGTGGTGTCTTTTATGACCCCAGAAATCTGTCTGCTTCATATCAGCTCTCTCCAGAGTTGTCACAAATTTCCATCTCTTCTCActtgaaaaatgtcttttctcttttgtcctttcttTCTAGCAAATAAAATTCTTGTTTTCTACTAAACGAATGCattaattttcatttgatttgcagAATTGAAACAATAATGCTTTCTTTAGTGAATGTTGAGACTCTTGAGGAATTGTATCTGAGTTAATTATAATGAAGGTTAATATTTGATCAAATTTGCACTATTtacaggaaggcaggaaaactTTTGAATCTCTTTTCCCCATTATTTGCAAAGTACCTGTCATTATCTCCCTCAGGTACACTGACAAAAGCAGACATAATTCCATGAAATAgcttcctttttgtttctttcatttatagATGTAGTGGatttgttggattcccaaggggaaggggagggaaatcccaactcaccaggtctcgggatgacgcgggcccacagacacagaagaccgaacttgatgcaaacgcaagaggtttattgaacggagctccgggtcgactcgtgtccctcgcaggagacagaggggtcgaccccgagccttagggggcaagttcttttataggatttgggagcataaagcgggaaaaggttggcgcggttttacatgattggttaatttaaaacattcagacagttacattttatggcgcgaattgctacggcgcgaaacagctatcaaggtgcacacacatgtccccatctggcccccctccaccccgaccctcccaaacttatccctctgtagcactcccttgttctcaattttctctgaacagtttagggtgagtcttccgcgaacagagtcagttgggatcgatagactctattcatagaagactcgccccaactgccccttaaggtgttaacatattaaatttttaacataatttacattcttcattccccacttcttcttttgtccctagttctaatcttagaacttagttttcggtgtctactattagtggctcatggcgtgggagagcttggtaatggcgttggagcatcatagcatgcactgcattgactctttttcttatgaaagtagtgattctattgaaaacacacggtccaaaaaccaaaagtagataaagaattaacaaaggccctgctagggaggatagtaaggacgtcacccagggggacttagtgaaccaggattcaaaccagctttgttgggcctccctgcttcgctgcctcatgtccaatctcttctttaatttttgcattcaATCTCGGACTActcctgtgtgatctgcatagaaacagcagtcttctttaagagctgcacagagccctccctcccttaaaaacaacagatctaatccccttctattctggagcactacttcagacagggaggtgagggactcttctagcttagagatagactgctctaaagtcctgaggtcttcatctatagcattgctcagggcagttaatcctctctcccctgcaactaaggctgcagtgccggttcctacgcccgcggcaactcccagtcccaggagcacagctagggtgagggatattggttctcttttccttagtatagatttctgatcaaactcatcttcgaaactattggcagtatgatagtaaattctaggcactaactgcacaagcacgcaaaaataggggtatgcctttagtttacccttgcgatggggggagtggcatcctccggcttgttttgccccccccctcgtcgacccatgaaatcccagtcgggggttcctatagccagtttacaaaggtcagggtgtaagtctggccaccatgtccaaggggaagcagttttttggattgaccaggttatatctcctacctgggagacgacttgccacgtgagcagttgaggagcgtgggggttaggattggacggtctgtctgccgtccccacgacgcaaacgcagcttaagagggttatcagtcttttccaccttccaaagatctgctgcattctggggtgccttcttcacgtgtgtggcgtgaacccaagaagttataccgtccaccttgactgctgtgggtgtagtgaggagcaccacgtagggccccttccaacgtggttctagcgaccccgtccgatgtcgtctcacaaggacagagtccccaacctggaactggtgcggtatgagcagatcaccaggctggtaagcctcttttagctggttccagatgtcgcgcctgacagcctcgagtgctttcaagcgggctgacaaaggtatagaaggtacaatgtcagggtcatgtatccctatttgtgccaaagggggaggggttccatagaggatctcaaagggtgtaagttttaagggtccctgtggggtgttccggacgcggaacggggcaaagggcaggagggctgtccagtcactaccgccggtctccatagacaatttagttagggtctctttaattgttctattcatcctctctacctggactgaactctggggtctataagcacaatgtaatttccaattgacccccagttgactggccagtccctgacttacctgggcaacgaatgcaggaccgttgtcagatccaattacctttgggatcccgaatctcgggaggatttcttccaatatcttcttggctactacagaggcagtctcttttcgggtggggaaagcctctacccatcccgagaaggtatctacaaatactagaagatatttatttccataccgggccggtctgatttcagtaaagtctatctcccaaaaggctcctggcctatttccccggagtctgtgtcccgtgctgcatttggaaactgcagcgtttgtgagagcgcaggctctacaatttttataaacttcttcagccgtttttttcaaatctggtacctggtacggggaggcctggataatttcaattagtttctgagggctcaagtgggttagccgatgtagatgtgatagatattctcgcccttctgcaacggaaaggactttctcttctttagttagttccccaccggaggcagctttgctgaccttagctccctggagagtcaggaccataggtcctagtgccgcccgcttggctaggcggttcccttgagctatggggtcggtgcctttctgatgtCCCGGGCAATGGATGATTGCCACCTTTTTGGGCAAGTGTAAGCAGCCCCCTTTGTTTATAAATAGCCCCATGGACATGGGCAGTAGCAAATGCATACCTGCTGTCTGTATATAATTCTTTCAGTTAGGAGCAGgctttggtagtgagtcatccgggcgttagtcatccatcggTCTGGCGGTTGTCTGATAATGCTCGCTAAAGCATGGGGGGCTACTatggttatctgttggcccagggTCAACTTGTCTGCATCctttaccagctgggcagtggcggcaattgcccttaagcaggagggccacccactggctaccggatccagtttttttgatagatatgcgactgggcgcttccagggcccaagggcttgagtcaGGACTCCCCTGgttattccctttctttcatctacatacaggGTGAAAGG includes the following:
- the LOC131413471 gene encoding olfactory receptor 12D1-like — translated: MLNQTLVTEFLLLGVTDFQELWPFLFVVFLAIYFANVAGNGAILMIVTSDPRLHSPMYFFLGNLSCLDICYSTVTLPKMLENFLSTHKAISFLGCISQLHFFHFLGSTESMLLAVMAFDRFVAICKPLHYAVIMNHQLCTQMAITIWTIGFFHALLHSIMTSHLNFCGSNHIHHFFCDVKPLLALACGNIELNQWLLNTVTGMIAMGSFFLTLLSYFYIITHLFCKTHSCSMLHKALSTCASHFMVVILFFAPVVFTYVRPASGSSMDQDRVIAIMYSVVTPLINPLIYTLRNKDVKRALSRVIRRRV